A genomic segment from Nitrospirota bacterium encodes:
- a CDS encoding CBS domain-containing protein, which produces ISVKEEACPFGIIPTASTAVTMAMGDALAVVLLTKRGFKEEDFAFFHPGGSLGRKLFLTVQDLMHSGNAVPRVTTETLMKDAIIEISSKRLGITTVVDRDFKLQGVITDGDLRRGLEKWGEGFFSLKAEDVMTRDSKTITRDILAAKALSIMESYSITALVVLDSNSRVDGIIHLHDILRAGIV; this is translated from the coding sequence ACATATCTGTTAAAGAAGAGGCATGCCCTTTTGGGATTATTCCCACTGCATCAACTGCAGTCACTATGGCAATGGGTGATGCTTTGGCAGTTGTCCTTCTCACAAAGAGGGGCTTCAAAGAGGAGGATTTTGCTTTTTTCCATCCAGGGGGAAGTTTGGGCAGGAAACTGTTTTTAACGGTTCAGGACCTTATGCATTCAGGTAATGCAGTACCGAGGGTTACAACAGAGACTTTAATGAAAGATGCCATAATTGAGATATCTTCTAAGAGACTGGGTATAACAACTGTTGTTGACAGAGATTTTAAACTCCAGGGAGTTATAACAGACGGGGATTTGCGCAGAGGTCTTGAGAAATGGGGCGAAGGGTTTTTCTCTCTCAAAGCAGAGGATGTCATGACGCGTGATTCAAAAACCATTACCAGAGATATACTTGCAGCTAAAGCGCTGTCTATAATGGAGAGCTATTCTATCACTGCCCTTGTTGTTTTAGACAGTAACAGCAGGGTAGATGGCATCATACATCTTCATGACATTTTAAGGGCTGGCATTGTCTAA